A window of the Juglans microcarpa x Juglans regia isolate MS1-56 chromosome 5D, Jm3101_v1.0, whole genome shotgun sequence genome harbors these coding sequences:
- the LOC121265987 gene encoding UDP-arabinose 4-epimerase 1-like: protein MLNFGRARTQPRSTRSMPFGGMDFADPKKKSSFVGKIILVAVLTVSCIFLLKGSTGFNSPSPFSHHEDGVMHVLVTGGAGYIGSHASLRLLKDSYRVTIVDNLSRGNLGAVKVLQALFPEPGRLQFIYADLGDAKSVNKIFSENAFDAVIHFAAVAYVGESTLDPLKYYHNITSNTLVVLEAMAAHGVKTLIYSSTCATYGEPEKMPITEGTPQAPINPYGKAKKMAEDIILDFSKKSDMAIMILRYFNVIGSDPEGRLGEAPRPELREHGRISGACFDAARSIIPGLKVRGIDYDTPDGTCIRDYIDVTDLVDAHVKALEKAQPKKVGIYNVGTGRGRSVKEFVEACKKATGVEIKVDYLPRRPGDYAKVYSDPSKIRQELNWTAQHTDLKESLETAWRWQKSHRDGY from the exons ATGCTAAATTTTGGCAGGGCCAGAACTCAGCCAAGGTCCACTAGATCTATGCCATTTGGAG GCATGGATTTCGCAGATCCAAAAAAGAAGAGCAGCTTTgtaggaaaaattattttagttgcTGTCCTCACTGTATCATGCATTTTTCTCCTCAAGGGATCTACAGGTTTTAATAGTCCAAGCCCG TTCTCCCATCATGAGGATGGGGTTATGCATGTCCTAGTAACAGGAGGTGCTGGCTACATTGGTTCACATGCTAGCTTGCGGCTTTTGAAGGACTCATACCGTGTAACTATAGTG GACAACCTCTCGCGGGGAAACCTGGGTGCTGTGAAAGTTCTCCAAGCATTATTTCCAGAACCTGGAAGGCTTCAGTTTATTTATGCTGACTTGGGGGATGCGAAATCT gttaataaaatattctcgGAGAATGCTTTTGATGCGGTTATTCATTTTGCAGCCGTTGCATATGTTGGTGAAAGCACCCTTGATCCACTTAA GTAttatcataacataacatcaaacACCTTGGTGGTATTAGAGGCCATGGCAGCACATGGTGTGAAGACATTGATATATTCTAGTACCTGTGCAACATATGGGGAACCTGAAAAGATGCCCATTACTGAAGGAACTCCGCAG GCCCCCATTAATCCATATGGAAAGGCTAAAAAGATGGCAGAAGATATCATCCTCGATTTTTCTAAGAAGTCAGACATGGCAATCATGATCCTGAG ATACTTCAATGTGATTGGGTCAGATCCAGAGGGCAGACTAGGTGAAGCTCCTAGGCCTGAACTACGTGAGCACGGACGAATCTCTGGTGCTTGTTTTGATGCAGCTCGTAGTATTATTCCTGGGCTGAAG GTTAGAGGAATTGACTATGATACTCCTGATGGCACTTGCATAAGGGATTACATTGATGTAACTGATCTGGTTGATGCTCATGTGAAAGCTCTTGAAAAGGCACAACCGAAAAAGGTTGGAATTTACAATGTTGGAACTGGAAGAG GTAGATCTGTTAAGGAGTTTGTGGAGGCATGTAAGAAAGCTACCGGAGTAGAAATCAAGGTTGATTACCTACCCCGTCGGCCTGGTGACTACGCCAAAGTTTACAGTGACCCATCTAAAATCAGGCAAGAACTGAACTGGACGGCACAGCACACCGATCTTAAAGAAAGTTTGGAGACTGCCTGGAGATGGCAAAAGTCACATCGTGATGGGTACTGA
- the LOC121265988 gene encoding coatomer subunit epsilon-1 — MAAAPDHLFNLRNNFFLGAFQAAINNSDVPNLSPDDAVERDCLVYRSYIALGSYQLVINEIDDSAATPLQAVKLLALYLSSPDNKESTISSLKEWLADPAIANNAILRLIAGIIFMHEQDYNEALKHTNAGGTMELHSLNVQIFLKMHRSDYAERQLRVMQQIDEDHTLTQLANAWLNLSVGGSKIQEAYLIFQDFSEKYQMTSLILNGKAVCCMHMGNFDEAETLLLDALNKDAKDPETLANLVVCCLHLGKPSSRFLSQLKLSHPDHMLVKRSSSAEESFNRAIQSVA; from the exons ATGGCGGCAGCACCAGACCATTTGTTCAATCTCCGGAACAACTTCTTCTTAGGAGCTTTCCAAGCAGCCATCAACAACAGCGACGTCCCCAATCTCTCCCCCGATGACGCCGTGGAGCGCGACTGCCTCGTCTACCGCTCCTACATCGCCCTCGGCAGCTACCAGCTCGTCATCAACGAGATCGATGACTCCGCGGCTACCCCTCTCCAAGCCGTGAAATTGCTCGCCCTCTATCTCTCCAGCCCCGATAACAAG GAATCGACTATCTCGAGTCTGAAGGAGTGGTTAGCGGATCCGGCGATTGCGAATAACGCGATCTTGAGGTTGATTGCTGGGATCATATTCATGCATGAGCAGGACTACAATGAGGCTCTGAAGCACACAAATGCTGGAGGCACCATGGAACT GCACTCCTTGAATGTTCAGATCTTCCTCAAAATGCATAGGTCTGATTATGCAGAGAGACAGCTTAGGGTCATGCAACAGATTGATGAGGACCACACACTAACTCAACTTGCTAATGCATGGTTGAATTTGTCAGTG GGTGGTTCCAAGATACAGGAAGCATATCTCATCTTCCAAGATTTCTCAGAGAAGTATCAGATGACAAGTTTAATCCTAAATGGGAAGGCTGTTTGCTGTATGCACATGGGAAACTTTGATGAAGCAGAAACACTGTTGCTTGACGCATTAAACAAG GATGCAAAGGATCCAGAAACTTTAGCCAATCTGGTTGTCTGCTGTCTTCACCTTGGTAAACCGTCTTCCCGTTTTCTCAG CCAGTTGAAACTTTCACACCCAGACCACATGCTCGTCAAACGCTCATCAAGCGCAGAAGAAAGCTTTAACCGAGCTATTCAATCAGTTGCTTGA
- the LOC121265990 gene encoding pentatricopeptide repeat-containing protein At2g17525, mitochondrial, whose translation MPKISNPTLPLFSTATYQRFLLLSPHSKHISSSLSPSWSSSSFPVPTQQQIAHLILEQKSVSQALQTFRWASKLPKFTHSQSTYRALIHKLCVFHRLDIVKELLCEMPESIGSPPDEDIFITIIRGLGRAGMVKPVIKVVDLVSWFENKPSLKIFNSILDVLVGENVDLAREFYRKRMMGSGVQGDDYTFGILMKGLCSTNRIGDGFSLLQAMKSGGITPTTVIYNTLLHALCRKGKAGRARSLMNEMEEPNDVTFNILISGYCKEENLVQALVLLEKCFNLGLVPDVVTVTKVLEVLCNAGRVAEAVEIVERFESKGGMTDIVAYNTLIRGFCRLLKVKVGYRLLKQMERKGCLPNIDTYNILIASCCESGMLYLALDLFNEMKTVGIGWNFVTYDTLIKGLCSGGRMEDGFKILELMEESKGGSGGRISPYNSVLYGLYKESQLDEALTFLTNMGKLYPRAVDRSLRILSFCADGAIEDAKKVFYQLLGEGGVPSVLVYDHLIHGFCQEGCVREAFQLVNEMVGLGYFPLATTFNALIGGFCRQGKVSSALKLIADMIGRGCIPDIRSYNPLLSALCRKGDFQKALELVSQMVERGIVPDHSSWNSLLLCLCQETSWIESKNMFQVTYLLKQIAES comes from the coding sequence ATGCCCAAAATTTCCAACCCAACTCTTCCACTCTTCTCCACAGCAACTTATCAAAGATTTCTTCTTCTCAGCCCACATTCAAAACACATTTCATCATCGTTATCACCATCATGGTCGTCATCATCATTTCCTGTCCCAACCCAACAGCAAATTGCCCATTTAATTTTAGAGCAAAAATCCGTCTCCCAAGCCCTCCAAACCTTCAGATGGGCCTCCAAACTCCCCAAATTTACCCACTCCCAATCCACCTACCGGGCTTTGATCCACAAGCTCTGTGTTTTCCATCGTTTGGATATTGTGAAGGAACTGCTCTGTGAAATGCCCGAATCCATCGGTTCACCCCCTGATGAAGACATTTTCATTACCATCATCCGTGGTCTAGGGCGGGCAGGTATGGTTAAGCCAGTGATCAAAGTTGTTGACTTGGTTTCATGGTTTGAAAATAAACCGTCTCTGAAGattttcaattcaatacttGACGTTCTTGTTGGGGAAAATGTTGACTTGGCTAGAGAGTTTTATCGGAAACGAATGATGGGTAGCGGTGTCCAGGGTGATGATTATACTTTTGGGATCTTAATGAAAGGGCTTTGCTCGACCAATAGGATTGGTGATGGTTTCAGTCTATTGCAAGCAATGAAGTCTGGGGGAATTACACCAACTACCGTGATTTATAACACATTGCTTCATGCACTTTGCAGGAAAGGCAAAGCTGGGCGAGCAAGGAGTTTGATGAATGAAATGGAAGAGCCCAACGATGtgacttttaatatattaatttctgGTTACtgtaaagaagaaaatttggTTCAAGCTCTTGTTCTTTTAGAGAAGTGCTTCAATTTGGGTTTAGTGCCGGATGTTGTCACAGTGACAAAGGTGCTGGAAGTTCTCTGCAACGCTGGTCGTGTAGCTGAGGCTGTTGAGATTGTGGAGAGATTTGAGAGTAAAGGCGGTATGACTGACATTGTGGCTTATAATACTTTGATAAGGGGTTTTTGTAGATTACTAAAAGTGAAAGTTGGGTATCGCTTACTGAAGCAGATGGAGAGGAAAGGCTGCCTTCCAAATATAGACACATACAACATTTTGATCGCTTCTTGTTGTGAGTCTGGGATGTTGTATTTGGCTCTTGATCTGTTTAATGAGATGAAAACAGTAGGGATCGGCTGGAACTTTGTTACGTATGATACACTTATTAAAGGTTTATGTTCAGGAGGAAGAATGGAAGATGGGTTTAAGATTTTGGAACTGATGGAGGAGAGCAAGGGGGGATCTGGGGGTCGTATTAGCCCTTATAATAGTGTGTTATATGGTCTTTATAAGGAAAGTCAATTGGATGAGGCCCTCACTTTTCTGACCAATATGGGGAAGTTATATCCTAGAGCTGTTGATAGGAGCTTGAGGATTTTAAGCTTTTGTGCAGATGGCGCTATCGAGGATGCAAAGAAGGTTTTTTATCAGCTGCTTGGAGAAGGGGGAGTTCCAAGTGTCCTTGTTTATGACCATTTAATCCACGGTTTTTGCCAAGAAGGATGTGTGCGTGAAGCTTTTCAGCTGGTGAATGAGATGGTTGGTCTTGGTTATTTTCCACTTGCAACAACATTCAATGCTCTGATCGGTGGTTTTTGCAGGCAAGGAAAAGTTAGTAGTGCTTTAAAGCTCATAGCAGACATGATTGGGAGGGGTTGCATACCTGATATAAGAAGTTATAATCCCTTGCTCAGTGCTCTTTGCAGGAAGGGAGATTTTCAAAAGGCTTTGGAGCTCGTTTCACAAATGGTAGAAAGGGGAATTGTTCCTGATCATTCTTCATGGAACTCACTGCTTCTTTGCCTATGTCAAGAAACATCGTGGATAGAAAGCAAGAACATGTTCCAAGTAACGTATCTATTAAAGCAGATTGCTGAGTCTTGA
- the LOC121265989 gene encoding protein FAR1-RELATED SEQUENCE 5-like, which translates to MMSVFRDDVEILDSANSSADGVEMIEDLDIEVVEDRNLPKEPKMMSSSYVEPYVGLQFDDLEDAHTCYKVFSRRTGFSIRTNHTRLSKENRSLIGVEYVCSREGFRRHYSKLKERVRPEAAETKIGCKAMMTIRKDGEKWVVSKFVLEHNHELLSPRSTSLLRGHRRVTPAQKNLIETLNESGIPTRKIMSVLSKGSGGDYNVGCIGKDIHNYLGKRRRKFLGEEDAQSLYTYFLESERNNPGFVYSIQVDVDGLMGNCFWADARSRAAYQYFGDVVTFDATYLTNHYKMPFVLFTGINHHHQSVMFGCALLINETAESYTWLLKIWLEAMLGRAPSTIITDDDKAMTKAIAEVLPDTTHKLCVWHLLQKVPEHLGHVYNRYPQFQEDFHHCIHETLTVEEFELEWTEMLLKYKLEENSWLQNIYTRRAKWVPAYSRGIFCAGMSTTQRSESMNKFFKDYVRSSTMVSDFVHQYDKALNAFYLSEKENDVKTKTTKPIMRTSYKVEEEVAKIYTRKSFLIFQEELFNSQRYKASKTREEDGKKIYLVTLDGKESPAYEVTLGREKHNVSCTCCKFEFIGFLCRHSLHILGKKSILNNILQSYVLERWTINAKSRVVHGICGDEGLVETVPTALVMKHRLMRQFYEVAEMGSQSIQRYEHVSKGIENIRQVLMNFDDGNIEGHTVHSQNINE; encoded by the coding sequence ATGATGAGTGTTTTCAGGGATGATGTTGAGATTTTAGATTCTGCTAATTCTAGTGCCGATggagttgagatgattgaagATTTGGATATTGAGGTTGTAGAAGATAGGAACTTGCCCAAGGAACCAAAGATGATGTCATCTTCATATGTGGAGCCGTATGTGGGACTACAGTTTGACGATCTAGAAGATGCACATACTTGCTATAAAGTCTTCTCCAGACGAACTGGTTTTAGCATTCGAACAAACCATACTCGGTTGTCAAAGGAAAATAGATCATTAATTGGGGTAGAATATGTTTGTTCTAGAGAAGGATTCCGTCGCCATTATTCTAAATTGAAAGAAAGAGTAAGACCCGAGGCTGCAGAAACAAAGATTGGGTGTAAGGCGATGATGACAATAAGAAAGGATGGAGAAAAATGGGTTGTATCCAAGTTTGTACTCGAGCATAATCATGAGTTGCTATCGCCTAGGAGTACAAGTTTGCTTCGTGGGCATAGACGGGTGACACCAGcgcaaaaaaatttaatagaaaCGCTAAATGAATCGGGAATACCAACACGGAAAATAATGTCTGTTTTGAGTAAGGGGTCTGGTGGTGACTATAATGTTGGTTGTATCGGTAAAGATATTCATAATTACTTGGGCAAACGAAGGAGAAAATTTCTTGGAGAGGAAGATGCACAAAGCTTGTACACTTACTTTTTAGAAAGCGAACGTAATAATCCAGGCTTTGTGTATTCGATCCAAGTCGATGTAGATGGGTTGATGGGGAATTGCTTTTGGGCAGATGCTAGATCAAGAGCCGCATACCAATATTTTGGGGACGTTGTGACTTTTGATGCTACGTACCTCACAAATCACTACAAGAtgccttttgttttgttcactGGAAttaaccatcatcatcaatctGTGATGTTTGGATGTGCCTTACTCATAAATGAGACAGCCGAGTCTTATACATGGTTATTGAAAATATGGCTAGAAGCGATGCTTGGTCGTGCTCCATCTACAATAATCACTGATGATGACAAGGCAATGACTAAGGCCATCGCCGAGGTATTGCCCGATACAACCCACAAATTGTGCGTATGGCATCTCTTACAAAAAGTTCCTGAACATCTAGGTCATGTTTATAATAGATATCCACAATTTCAAGAAGATTTTCACCATTGTATTCATGAAACACTCACagttgaagagtttgagttggagtGGACTGAAATGTTACTGAAATATAAATTGGAAGAAAATAGTTGGTTGCAGAATATTTATACCAGGCGGGCAAAGTGGGTGCCGGCTTACTCGAGAGGCATATTTTGCGCTGGAATGTCTACAACTCAACGAAGTGAGAGTATGAACaagttttttaaagattatgttCGTTCAAGTACGATGGTTAGTGATTTCGTCCATCAATATGATAAAGCATTGAATGCCTTTTATCTCagtgagaaagaaaatgatgtgAAGACAAAAACTACCAAGCCAATTATGAGAACTTCTTACAAAGTTGAAGAGGAAGTAGCCAAGATCTacacaagaaaatcatttttgatTTTCCAAGAAGAGTTATTTAATAGCCAACGGTACAAAGCCTCTAAAACACGTGAggaagatggaaaaaaaatatatttggtgaCACTTGATGGGAAAGAAAGTCCGGCATATGAAGTAACACTTGGGAGGGAGAAACATAATGTTTCTTGTACATGTTGTAAGTTTGAATTTATTGGCTTTTTATGCCGGCACAGCTTAcatattttgggaaaaaaatctatattgaACAATATACTGCAATCATATGTTTTAGAGAGGTGGACGATCAATGCAAAGAGTCGCGTGGTACATGGGATATGTGGCGATGAGGGGCTAGTGGAGACGGTCCCAACTGCATTAGTCATGAAACATCGTTTGATGAGACAGTTTTATGAAGTTGCCGAGATGGGGTCACAGTCTATCCAAAGATATGAGCATGTTTCTAAGGGCATTGAGAATATCCGGCAAGTCTTGATGAATTTTGATGACGGAAACATTGAGGGACATACGGTCCATAGCCAAAACATCAATGAATGA